The following proteins are co-located in the Streptomyces sp. NBC_00435 genome:
- a CDS encoding (2Fe-2S) ferredoxin domain-containing protein, which translates to MTWIRPLSAHAPRPCTLVVCRGCCCGDPRKNPGTDHAGQLARLREAAAASGGRLAVRTTDCLGPCAQANVIVVQPTTEARRRGARATWFGWALDDTATDEIIAWAESGGPGATPVPPTLDLHRIDPPIPKPAAPGSRRGRRGR; encoded by the coding sequence GTGACCTGGATACGCCCGCTCTCCGCCCACGCCCCGCGCCCCTGCACCCTGGTGGTCTGCCGGGGCTGCTGCTGCGGCGACCCCCGCAAGAACCCCGGCACCGACCACGCGGGCCAGCTGGCCCGGCTGCGCGAGGCCGCCGCGGCCTCCGGCGGGCGCCTGGCCGTCCGTACGACCGACTGCCTCGGCCCGTGCGCGCAGGCCAACGTCATCGTGGTGCAGCCCACCACCGAGGCCCGCCGCCGGGGCGCCCGCGCGACCTGGTTCGGCTGGGCCCTGGACGACACCGCCACCGACGAGATCATCGCCTGGGCCGAATCCGGCGGCCCCGGAGCCACCCCCGTCCCGCCGACCCTCGATCTGCACCGCATCGACCCCCCGATCCCGAAGCCGGCCGCACCGGGCTCCCGCCGCGGCCGCCGGGGGCGCTGA
- a CDS encoding agmatine deiminase family protein, producing the protein MNEHVARKLDRRGFLTAAGLTAAGAALASVGGQAFAAVRPSAAAAAGAAAGAGAGGFAVPIDTVRHTRTWMAWPDSSAIWGGKLSGVQANIALIAKTIAKYEPVVMCANAASLSKAKSACGSAVTVISTIPVDDCWIRDSGPVFRTNGSGGLDAVGLNFNGWGNQQTHAKDALVAGRVAAYAGVPFSTASFTGEGGAVETDGAGTLMATRSSLINPDRNPGVSQAQLEAAMCAAFGASKVVWFKGVLGRDITDDHVDATSRFLAEGAGLVQMPLAKDTDAWSNDARRQYQILSTTTNAQGHTVAVTKLQGPDYDRIRSTNPDFVAAYANYYVCNGAVIAPQFGDSTADAAARRTLQQIFPGRVVEQLNIDSLGGGGGGIHCVTQQQPVA; encoded by the coding sequence ATGAACGAGCACGTAGCCAGGAAGCTGGACAGACGCGGGTTCCTCACGGCCGCGGGCCTCACGGCCGCCGGGGCCGCCCTGGCATCGGTCGGCGGGCAGGCCTTCGCAGCCGTCCGTCCGTCGGCCGCGGCGGCGGCCGGGGCGGCGGCCGGGGCCGGAGCCGGGGGCTTCGCCGTGCCGATCGACACCGTCCGGCACACCCGGACCTGGATGGCGTGGCCCGACAGCTCCGCCATCTGGGGCGGCAAGCTCTCCGGGGTCCAGGCGAACATCGCGCTCATCGCGAAGACCATCGCGAAGTACGAGCCGGTCGTCATGTGTGCCAACGCCGCGAGCCTCTCGAAGGCGAAGAGCGCCTGCGGTTCGGCCGTCACCGTCATCAGTACGATCCCGGTCGACGACTGCTGGATACGCGACAGCGGCCCGGTGTTCCGCACCAACGGATCCGGCGGCCTGGACGCGGTCGGCCTGAACTTCAACGGCTGGGGCAACCAGCAGACCCACGCCAAGGACGCCCTGGTCGCCGGGCGGGTCGCCGCCTACGCCGGAGTGCCGTTCAGCACGGCCTCCTTCACCGGGGAGGGCGGCGCGGTGGAGACGGACGGCGCCGGCACCCTGATGGCCACCCGCAGCTCCCTGATCAACCCGGACCGCAACCCGGGTGTGAGCCAGGCCCAACTGGAAGCGGCCATGTGCGCCGCCTTCGGTGCCTCCAAGGTCGTCTGGTTCAAGGGCGTCCTCGGCAGGGACATCACCGACGACCACGTCGACGCGACCTCCCGGTTCCTCGCCGAGGGGGCGGGGCTCGTACAGATGCCGCTCGCGAAGGACACCGACGCCTGGTCGAACGACGCGCGCCGGCAGTACCAGATCCTGTCGACCACGACCAACGCCCAGGGCCACACGGTCGCGGTGACCAAGCTGCAGGGGCCGGACTACGACAGGATCCGCTCCACCAACCCCGACTTCGTGGCTGCCTACGCCAACTACTACGTGTGCAACGGCGCGGTCATCGCCCCGCAGTTCGGTGACAGCACCGCGGACGCGGCGGCCAGGAGGACCCTCCAGCAGATCTTCCCGGGCCGGGTCGTCGAGCAGCTCAACATCGACAGCCTCGGAGGGGGCGGCGGCGGCATCCACTGCGTCACCCAGCAGCAGCCGGTCGCGTAA
- a CDS encoding AMP-dependent synthetase/ligase yields MHEITVPPAVTGSPVGGLADVVFLHAREDPGRVVLGRKSDGVWRDVTSGELASEVVGLAKGLLAHGIRFGDRVAIMSRTRYEWTLFDFALWAIGAQPVPVYPSSSAEQVHWILYDSECTACIVEDEDQAMTVGSVIERLPRLRRLWQLDAGAVDGLVQDGLQVAEDVVHRHRGAVTPDATATVIYTSGTTGRPKGCVLTHGNFMFEADTMVTRWESVFQAGPGEQPSTLLFLPLAHVFGRMVEVAAVRSRVKLGHQPVLAAAELLPDLAAFRPTFVLGVPYVFEKVFAAARRKAEAEGRTGPFDRAVDTAVRYAEAREQKAFGLGPGPSAKLRMEHQLFEKLVYGKVRDALGGRVRHAMSGGSAMSRRLGLFFDGAGVTVFEGYGLTESCAAATANPPGATKYGTVGRPIPGSTVHIAEDGEIWLHGRHVFAGYLNDPRATEEVLRDGWLATGDLGRLDADGYLTITGRKKEILVTSNGKSVAPTALEERVRSHPLVSQCVLVGNDRPFIAALLTLDMEGVAHWMAMRGRPQLPAANLVLDPDLTAEVRRAVVAANTLVSQAESIRTFRVLAEQFSEERGLLTPSLKLKRRAIEEAYSKEVAALYQS; encoded by the coding sequence TTGCACGAGATCACCGTCCCACCGGCCGTCACGGGCTCACCCGTCGGCGGTCTGGCCGATGTCGTCTTCCTCCACGCCCGCGAGGACCCCGGCCGGGTCGTGCTCGGCCGCAAGAGCGACGGGGTCTGGCGGGACGTGACCTCGGGCGAACTGGCCTCGGAGGTCGTCGGGCTGGCCAAGGGGCTGCTGGCGCACGGCATCCGCTTCGGGGACCGGGTCGCGATCATGTCCCGTACCCGGTACGAGTGGACGCTCTTCGACTTCGCCCTGTGGGCGATCGGCGCCCAGCCCGTCCCCGTCTACCCCAGCTCCTCCGCCGAGCAGGTCCACTGGATCCTGTACGACTCCGAGTGCACGGCCTGCATCGTCGAGGACGAGGACCAGGCCATGACCGTCGGGTCGGTCATCGAGCGGCTGCCGCGGCTGCGCCGGCTGTGGCAGCTGGACGCGGGCGCGGTGGACGGGCTCGTCCAGGACGGCCTGCAGGTGGCCGAGGACGTGGTGCACCGCCACCGGGGCGCCGTGACTCCCGACGCGACGGCCACCGTCATCTACACCTCGGGGACCACCGGGCGTCCCAAGGGCTGTGTGCTGACCCACGGCAACTTCATGTTCGAGGCCGACACGATGGTGACCCGCTGGGAGTCCGTCTTCCAGGCCGGGCCGGGCGAACAGCCCTCCACCCTGCTGTTCCTGCCGCTCGCCCACGTCTTCGGGCGGATGGTGGAGGTGGCGGCCGTCCGCTCCCGCGTGAAGCTCGGGCACCAGCCGGTGCTGGCGGCGGCCGAGTTGCTGCCGGACCTCGCCGCGTTCCGGCCGACGTTCGTGCTCGGGGTCCCGTACGTCTTCGAGAAGGTGTTCGCCGCCGCCCGCCGCAAGGCCGAGGCGGAGGGCCGCACCGGCCCCTTCGACCGGGCGGTGGACACGGCCGTACGGTACGCGGAGGCGCGCGAGCAGAAGGCGTTCGGCCTCGGGCCCGGGCCCTCGGCGAAGCTGCGCATGGAGCACCAGCTGTTCGAGAAGCTGGTGTACGGGAAGGTCCGCGACGCCCTGGGCGGCCGGGTCCGGCACGCCATGTCGGGCGGGTCCGCGATGTCGCGGCGGCTCGGGCTGTTCTTCGACGGTGCCGGGGTCACGGTCTTCGAGGGGTACGGGCTGACGGAGTCCTGCGCGGCGGCCACCGCGAACCCGCCCGGGGCCACGAAGTACGGCACCGTCGGGCGGCCGATCCCCGGCAGTACGGTGCACATCGCCGAGGACGGGGAGATCTGGCTGCACGGCCGCCACGTCTTCGCCGGGTACCTGAACGACCCGCGCGCCACCGAGGAGGTCCTGCGCGACGGTTGGCTGGCCACCGGGGACCTGGGGCGTCTCGACGCGGACGGGTACCTGACGATCACCGGGCGCAAGAAGGAGATCCTGGTGACCTCCAACGGCAAGAGCGTGGCGCCGACGGCCCTGGAGGAGCGGGTCCGCTCGCATCCGCTCGTCTCGCAGTGCGTCCTGGTGGGCAACGACCGGCCCTTCATCGCGGCCCTGCTCACCCTGGACATGGAGGGGGTCGCACACTGGATGGCGATGCGCGGCCGCCCGCAGCTGCCGGCCGCGAACCTGGTGCTCGACCCCGATCTGACGGCGGAGGTGCGCCGGGCGGTGGTGGCGGCCAACACCCTGGTCTCGCAGGCCGAGTCGATCCGTACGTTCCGTGTCCTGGCCGAACAGTTCTCGGAGGAGCGTGGGCTGCTGACCCCCTCGCTGAAGCTGAAGCGGCGGGCGATAGAGGAGGCCTACTCCAAGGAGGTGGCGGCCCTCTACCAGTCCTGA
- a CDS encoding DUF4440 domain-containing protein, with protein MSGVKAELDELMRVFLGAFTNTAGARPNLDAIREVFIPQGMIIKNVGAEPVVYDLDSFVEPREKILTDGTLTEFHEWEVAERTEIFGSIAHRFSEYGKSGYLEGEWFEGSGRKTTQFVRTPAGWRMSAMAWDDV; from the coding sequence GTGTCCGGAGTCAAGGCCGAACTCGACGAGCTGATGCGCGTCTTCCTCGGCGCGTTCACCAATACCGCCGGCGCGCGGCCGAACCTCGACGCGATCCGCGAGGTGTTCATTCCGCAGGGAATGATCATCAAGAACGTCGGGGCCGAGCCCGTGGTCTACGACCTCGACTCGTTCGTCGAGCCCCGGGAGAAGATCCTCACCGACGGGACGCTGACCGAGTTCCACGAATGGGAAGTCGCCGAGCGGACCGAGATCTTCGGGTCGATCGCGCACCGGTTCAGCGAGTACGGCAAGTCCGGTTACCTCGAAGGCGAATGGTTCGAGGGCTCGGGCCGCAAGACCACCCAGTTCGTCCGGACCCCTGCCGGCTGGCGGATGAGCGCGATGGCCTGGGACGACGTGTAG
- a CDS encoding bile acid:sodium symporter family protein codes for MRRPHLPARLPVDPFILGLLATVGVAALLPARGAAASVAEAASTAAVALLFFLYGARLSTREALDGMRHWRLHLTVLACTFVLFPLLGLAAQVLVPTLLTRPLCSGLLFLCLVPSTIQSSIAFTSIARGNVPAAICAGSFSSLIGIFLTPLLAAGLLGNSAGGFSLDSLLKIVLQLLLPFLLGQALRPWVGGFLVRNKKVLGYVDRGSILLVVYCAFGAGVVAGIWHQVSVPRLGVLMGVEAVILAAMLLVTWYGAKRLGFGREDRIAIQFAGSKKSLAAGLPMASVLFGAQASLAVLPLMLFHQIQLMVCAVLARRRAQDPEAAEAAEAAQATRAAQAPQAAPTA; via the coding sequence ATGCGCCGCCCGCACCTCCCCGCCCGGCTCCCCGTGGACCCGTTCATCCTGGGCCTGCTGGCCACCGTCGGCGTCGCCGCCCTGCTGCCCGCCCGGGGCGCGGCCGCCTCCGTCGCGGAGGCCGCCTCCACCGCGGCCGTGGCCCTGCTCTTCTTCCTCTACGGCGCCCGGCTCTCCACTCGTGAGGCCCTCGACGGCATGCGGCACTGGCGGCTCCATCTCACCGTGCTCGCCTGTACCTTCGTCCTCTTCCCCCTCCTCGGCCTCGCCGCCCAGGTGCTGGTCCCCACCCTCCTGACGCGCCCGCTCTGCAGCGGCCTGCTCTTCCTCTGCCTGGTCCCCTCGACCATCCAGTCCTCCATCGCCTTCACCTCGATCGCCCGCGGCAACGTCCCCGCCGCCATCTGCGCCGGTTCCTTCTCCAGCCTCATCGGCATCTTCCTCACCCCCCTCCTCGCCGCCGGCCTGCTCGGCAACAGCGCGGGCGGCTTCTCCCTCGACTCGCTGCTGAAGATCGTCCTCCAGCTGCTCCTGCCCTTCCTCCTCGGCCAGGCCCTGCGCCCCTGGGTCGGCGGCTTCCTCGTCCGCAACAAGAAGGTCCTCGGCTACGTGGACCGCGGCTCGATCCTGCTCGTCGTCTACTGCGCCTTCGGCGCGGGCGTGGTCGCCGGGATCTGGCACCAGGTCAGCGTCCCGCGCCTCGGCGTGCTGATGGGGGTGGAGGCCGTGATCCTGGCCGCGATGCTGCTGGTCACCTGGTACGGGGCGAAGCGCCTGGGATTCGGCCGCGAGGACCGGATCGCCATCCAGTTCGCGGGGTCGAAGAAGAGCCTGGCCGCCGGACTCCCCATGGCCAGCGTGCTGTTCGGCGCGCAGGCGAGCCTCGCCGTGCTGCCGCTGATGCTGTTCCACCAGATACAGCTGATGGTCTGCGCGGTCCTGGCGCGCCGCCGGGCCCAGGACCCGGAAGCCGCGGAAGCGGCAGAGGCCGCGCAGGCCACCCGGGCCGCGCAAGCCCCGCAGGCAGCACCGACCGCGTAA
- a CDS encoding low temperature requirement protein A — MESEHRVSTLELFFDLVFVFTITQLTVLLADDLTPRGAARVLLIFTVLFWMYGGYAYLTNQVPPDRPVRRLLLLLAMGAFLVCALAVPTAFGDGGVAFGLGYLVVVITHSALYSQAHGRGVLWFALPNSLSALSVTAAGLFDGAAALGLWALALLFQFVTPAISRRATASGAGAAAGTTIEEQLGGIGAAHFVERHGLLLIIVFGESVIAIGIGVGSLPLTFGIAAGAFLTLAVGAALWWMYFVRDEGRAEHVFASTPPERRFKLALRAYYYAFIPMLLGIAAFSAGVKKSIGHLGEQLPAGPALALAGGVACYLAGDVAFRLVLGIRPVRFRALAVAPVLATAGAGMRLGAAWQLSGLVLVLLAALAAEVRGTRPAASAGASLRPEGSA; from the coding sequence ATGGAATCCGAGCATCGCGTCAGCACGCTGGAGCTCTTCTTCGACCTCGTCTTCGTCTTCACCATCACCCAGCTGACGGTGCTGCTCGCGGACGACCTCACCCCGCGCGGCGCCGCGCGGGTGCTGCTGATCTTCACGGTGCTGTTCTGGATGTACGGCGGCTACGCCTACCTGACCAACCAGGTGCCCCCCGACCGGCCCGTGCGCCGGCTGCTGCTCCTGCTCGCCATGGGCGCGTTCCTCGTGTGCGCGCTGGCCGTGCCGACGGCCTTCGGTGACGGCGGGGTCGCCTTCGGGCTCGGCTACCTGGTCGTCGTGATCACGCACAGCGCGCTGTACAGCCAGGCCCACGGGCGCGGGGTGCTGTGGTTCGCGCTGCCGAACTCGCTGTCGGCGCTGTCAGTGACGGCCGCCGGGCTCTTCGACGGGGCCGCGGCCCTGGGGCTGTGGGCGCTGGCGCTGCTGTTCCAGTTCGTCACGCCCGCCATCTCGCGGCGGGCGACGGCCTCCGGAGCCGGTGCGGCCGCCGGGACGACCATCGAGGAGCAACTCGGCGGGATCGGCGCCGCGCACTTCGTGGAGCGGCACGGGCTGCTGCTGATCATCGTGTTCGGTGAATCGGTGATCGCGATCGGCATCGGGGTGGGATCGCTGCCGCTGACCTTCGGGATCGCCGCGGGCGCCTTCCTGACGCTGGCCGTCGGGGCCGCCCTGTGGTGGATGTACTTCGTGCGCGACGAGGGGCGCGCCGAGCACGTCTTCGCGAGCACTCCCCCGGAACGGCGTTTCAAGCTGGCGCTGCGCGCGTACTACTACGCCTTCATCCCGATGCTGCTCGGCATCGCCGCGTTCTCGGCGGGCGTGAAGAAGAGCATCGGGCACCTGGGCGAACAGCTGCCGGCCGGCCCCGCCCTCGCGCTCGCGGGCGGCGTCGCCTGCTATCTGGCCGGGGACGTCGCCTTCCGGCTGGTGCTGGGGATCCGGCCCGTACGGTTCCGCGCGCTCGCGGTGGCACCCGTACTGGCGACCGCCGGGGCCGGGATGCGGCTCGGGGCCGCCTGGCAGCTGAGCGGGCTCGTCCTGGTGCTCCTGGCCGCGTTGGCGGCGGAGGTCCGGGGCACGCGGCCGGCGGCCTCGGCCGGGGCTTCGCTTCGGCCGGAGGGCTCCGCCTGA
- a CDS encoding NADPH-dependent F420 reductase, with the protein MRIAVLGTGEVGRQLAGKLVAVGHQVTMGSRTADNADARKWAGETGGAHGTFADAAASAELVVNATGGLVSLAVLEAAGAANLEGKTVVDVSNALDFSEGFPPRVVTPDGHSIAEQLQKAFPGARVVKTLNTMNNAVMVEPGRVPGHHNVFVSGDDADAKAETAALLRSFGWGPSQIIDLGDLSSARATEALMALWLRLYGVLGPVDFNLSVVTA; encoded by the coding sequence ATGAGGATCGCAGTACTCGGGACCGGCGAGGTCGGCCGGCAGCTGGCCGGGAAGCTCGTCGCGGTCGGACACCAGGTCACGATGGGATCCCGGACGGCGGACAACGCCGATGCCCGGAAGTGGGCCGGTGAGACCGGCGGCGCCCACGGGACCTTCGCCGACGCCGCCGCCTCCGCCGAGCTCGTCGTGAACGCCACCGGCGGGCTGGTCTCCCTCGCCGTGCTGGAGGCCGCCGGCGCCGCCAACCTCGAGGGGAAGACCGTCGTCGACGTCTCCAACGCACTGGACTTCTCCGAGGGCTTTCCCCCCAGGGTCGTCACCCCGGACGGCCACAGCATCGCCGAGCAGCTCCAGAAGGCGTTCCCCGGGGCCCGGGTCGTCAAGACCCTCAACACCATGAACAACGCCGTCATGGTCGAGCCCGGCCGCGTGCCCGGCCACCACAACGTGTTCGTCAGCGGCGACGACGCCGACGCGAAGGCCGAGACCGCCGCACTGCTGCGCTCCTTCGGCTGGGGGCCCTCCCAGATCATCGATCTGGGCGACCTGTCGAGCGCCCGCGCCACCGAGGCCCTGATGGCGTTGTGGCTGCGCCTCTACGGGGTGCTCGGCCCGGTGGACTTCAACCTTTCCGTGGTCACGGCCTAG
- a CDS encoding LysR substrate-binding domain-containing protein, producing MYDPVQLRTFLTVAQTLSFTQAATRLGVRQSTVSQHVRRLEEATGRPLFLRDTHSVELTEDGEALLGFARSILEAHERAAAFFTGTRIRGRLRFGASEDFVLTRLPEILESFRHEHPEVELELSVELSGTLHERLDAGRLDLVLAKRRGDGDERGRLVWRDRMVWIGAEGLRVDPDRPVPLIVFPPPGITRARALDVLQADGRPWRIACTSGSLSGLVAAARAGLGVMAHTRGLIPPGLARVGGLPELGPVEFALLRGPRVSPAAEALAAAILSGADRLTRAA from the coding sequence ATGTACGACCCCGTTCAGCTGCGCACCTTCCTCACCGTCGCCCAGACGCTGAGCTTCACGCAGGCCGCCACCCGGCTCGGCGTCCGGCAGTCCACGGTCAGCCAGCACGTGCGGCGGCTCGAGGAGGCCACGGGCCGACCGCTGTTCCTCCGCGACACGCACAGCGTGGAACTCACGGAGGACGGCGAGGCCCTGCTCGGCTTCGCCCGTTCGATCCTCGAGGCGCACGAGCGCGCGGCGGCCTTCTTCACGGGGACCCGGATCCGGGGCCGGCTGCGCTTCGGCGCCTCGGAGGACTTCGTGCTGACCCGGCTGCCGGAGATCCTGGAGTCCTTCCGCCACGAGCACCCCGAGGTGGAGCTGGAACTGTCGGTGGAGCTGTCGGGAACCCTGCACGAGCGGCTCGACGCGGGGCGCCTGGACCTCGTACTCGCCAAGCGGCGCGGGGACGGGGACGAGCGGGGACGGCTCGTGTGGCGGGACCGGATGGTGTGGATCGGGGCGGAGGGGCTGCGGGTGGACCCGGACCGGCCGGTTCCGCTGATCGTGTTCCCGCCGCCGGGGATCACCCGGGCGCGGGCGCTGGACGTACTGCAGGCGGACGGGCGGCCGTGGCGGATCGCGTGTACGAGCGGCAGCCTGAGCGGTCTGGTCGCGGCGGCGCGGGCGGGGCTGGGCGTGATGGCCCACACCCGGGGGCTGATCCCGCCGGGGCTGGCCCGCGTGGGCGGCCTGCCGGAGCTCGGCCCGGTGGAGTTCGCGCTGCTGCGCGGCCCCCGCGTGTCACCCGCCGCGGAAGCCCTGGCCGCGGCGATCCTCTCGGGCGCGGACCGACTCACGCGCGCCGCGTAG
- the fdhD gene encoding formate dehydrogenase accessory sulfurtransferase FdhD: MGRVTERRRVVRIRNGVAGSRADTLVAEEPLEIRLNGKPLAITMRTPGDDFALAVGFLASEGVLGSASDVRAVTYCEGATEDGSNTYNVVNVQLAPGVPVPDITLERNVYTTSSCGLCGKASLDAVRTATLFPGLADDPVRVSARVLGELPDRLRAEQKVFDRTGALHGAGLFSAEGGLIDVREDVGRHNAVDKLVGRALRHGRLPLAGTVLLVSGRASFELAQKAVMAGIPVLAAVSAPSSLAVDLALESGLTLVGFLRGGDMNIYAGEERIVLAQ; the protein is encoded by the coding sequence ATGGGACGGGTCACCGAACGCCGTCGCGTCGTCCGGATCCGGAATGGCGTGGCGGGCTCCCGGGCGGACACCCTGGTGGCCGAAGAGCCGCTGGAGATACGACTGAACGGCAAACCGCTGGCCATCACGATGCGGACCCCGGGTGACGATTTCGCGCTCGCCGTGGGCTTCCTGGCCAGCGAGGGCGTCCTCGGCTCGGCCTCCGACGTCCGGGCGGTGACCTACTGCGAGGGCGCCACCGAGGACGGATCGAACACCTACAACGTGGTGAACGTACAGCTGGCCCCGGGAGTTCCGGTGCCGGACATCACGCTGGAGCGGAACGTCTACACCACCTCCTCGTGCGGCCTGTGCGGGAAGGCCAGCCTGGACGCCGTGCGCACGGCGACCCTGTTCCCGGGGCTCGCGGACGATCCCGTACGGGTGAGCGCGCGGGTCCTCGGTGAGCTGCCGGACCGGCTGCGCGCGGAGCAGAAGGTGTTCGACCGCACGGGCGCGCTGCACGGTGCCGGGCTGTTCTCGGCGGAGGGCGGGCTGATCGACGTACGGGAGGACGTGGGGCGGCACAACGCGGTGGACAAGCTCGTCGGGCGGGCGCTGCGGCACGGGCGGCTGCCGCTGGCGGGCACGGTCCTGCTGGTGTCGGGCCGGGCCTCCTTCGAGCTCGCGCAGAAGGCTGTGATGGCGGGCATTCCGGTCCTCGCGGCCGTCTCCGCGCCGTCCTCGCTGGCGGTGGACCTGGCTCTGGAGTCGGGGCTGACGCTCGTCGGGTTCCTGCGGGGCGGGGACATGAACATCTACGCGGGCGAGGAGCGGATCGTCCTGGCGCAGTGA
- a CDS encoding beta-ketoacyl-ACP synthase III, with the protein MTGSRVVALGHYQPAKVLTNEDLAAMVDTNDEWIRSRVGIRTRHIAGPEEPVDELAYQAAGKALASAGLTPDDIDLVLVATSTAIDRSPNMAARVAAKLGMGGHPAVMDINVVCSGFTHALATADHAIRAGAATRALVIGADKMTAITDWTDRTTCVLTGDGAGAAVVEACEEPGIGPVLWGSVPEMGHAVRIEGSPPIFAQEGQAVYRWTTSQLPPLARKVCEKAGVTPEDLAAVVLHQANLRIIEPLAARIGAVNAVVARDVVDSGNTSAGSIPMALSKLVERGEIPSGAPVLLFGFGGNLSYAGQVIRCP; encoded by the coding sequence ATGACCGGTTCACGCGTGGTGGCGCTAGGGCACTACCAGCCCGCGAAAGTGCTCACCAACGAGGACCTCGCGGCCATGGTGGACACCAACGACGAGTGGATCCGCTCCCGCGTCGGGATCAGGACCCGCCACATCGCGGGCCCCGAGGAGCCGGTCGACGAGCTGGCCTACCAGGCCGCCGGCAAGGCCCTCGCGAGCGCCGGACTGACCCCGGACGACATCGACCTCGTCCTCGTCGCCACCTCGACCGCGATCGACCGTTCCCCCAACATGGCCGCCCGCGTCGCGGCCAAGCTCGGCATGGGCGGCCACCCCGCCGTCATGGACATCAACGTCGTCTGTTCGGGCTTCACCCACGCCCTGGCCACCGCCGACCACGCGATCCGGGCCGGCGCCGCCACCCGCGCCCTGGTGATCGGCGCCGACAAGATGACCGCGATCACGGACTGGACCGACCGCACCACCTGCGTCCTGACCGGCGACGGCGCCGGCGCGGCCGTGGTCGAGGCCTGCGAGGAGCCGGGCATCGGCCCGGTCCTGTGGGGTTCGGTGCCCGAGATGGGCCATGCGGTCCGCATCGAGGGTTCGCCGCCGATCTTCGCCCAGGAGGGCCAGGCCGTCTACCGCTGGACCACCAGCCAGCTCCCCCCGCTCGCCCGCAAGGTCTGCGAGAAGGCCGGGGTCACCCCCGAGGACCTGGCCGCGGTCGTCCTGCACCAGGCGAACCTGCGGATCATCGAGCCGCTCGCCGCCAGGATCGGCGCCGTCAACGCCGTCGTCGCCCGCGATGTCGTCGACTCCGGCAACACCTCGGCCGGCTCCATCCCGATGGCCCTGTCCAAGCTGGTCGAGCGCGGGGAGATCCCCTCCGGGGCGCCCGTCCTCCTCTTCGGCTTCGGCGGCAACCTCTCCTACGCCGGCCAGGTCATCCGCTGCCCGTAG
- a CDS encoding ABC transporter substrate-binding protein — MLRPIRTLAAAAATLALVSACNSASNSSSPAKPGAAGTSRGVSAESIKVGGIVSMTSASGYSKKDTDLGAKARYLRANAEGGVNGRKIDYIGAEDDGQDPAKNLASARKLVQQDKVFAVSPMSSVTFSGADFLEQEKVPTFGWGTLPSFCGPKYIYGFNGCLVPTPGGTINQTWPEGIGKVLGGAQGKSVAIIANDSDAGKFGVRTFQQGFTSAGFKVVYAKASVPGTAVPSDWSAYVKEILGSNDGKAPDAVVSVMQTPNNIGLFTSLKRSGYKGLLSDPTDYDPGLLAQDATRQALDGVHVLLQFEPFESTNPKMAQFKADIKAAAGGKDVPLNMHMLTGYMSADLFLSIAQKAGKDLTVESFQTAAQGFSDNATLVGDRSEPKGQKDSFGCGALVQLKNGAYEVSVPFKCYEPIPFK, encoded by the coding sequence ATGTTGCGACCGATCCGCACCCTGGCCGCCGCGGCGGCGACGCTCGCGCTCGTATCCGCCTGCAACTCCGCCTCCAACAGCTCCTCCCCCGCCAAGCCGGGAGCCGCCGGCACCTCCCGCGGTGTGAGCGCCGAATCGATCAAGGTCGGCGGCATCGTGTCGATGACCAGCGCCAGTGGCTACAGCAAGAAGGACACCGACCTCGGGGCGAAGGCCCGCTACCTGAGAGCCAACGCCGAGGGCGGCGTCAACGGGCGCAAGATCGACTACATCGGCGCCGAGGACGACGGGCAGGACCCCGCCAAGAACCTGGCCTCGGCCCGCAAACTCGTCCAGCAGGACAAGGTCTTCGCGGTCTCCCCGATGAGCTCGGTCACCTTCTCCGGCGCCGACTTCCTGGAACAGGAGAAGGTCCCCACCTTCGGCTGGGGCACGCTCCCCTCCTTCTGCGGCCCCAAGTACATCTACGGATTCAACGGCTGCCTCGTCCCCACCCCCGGCGGAACGATCAACCAGACCTGGCCGGAGGGCATCGGCAAGGTGCTCGGCGGAGCCCAGGGCAAGTCCGTCGCGATCATCGCCAATGACAGCGACGCCGGGAAGTTCGGCGTGCGCACCTTCCAGCAGGGCTTCACCAGTGCCGGGTTCAAGGTCGTCTACGCCAAGGCCTCGGTGCCCGGCACCGCCGTGCCGAGCGACTGGTCGGCGTACGTCAAGGAGATCCTCGGGAGCAACGACGGCAAAGCCCCGGACGCCGTCGTCTCGGTCATGCAGACCCCCAACAACATCGGGCTGTTCACCTCGCTCAAGCGCAGCGGGTACAAGGGGCTGCTCTCCGACCCGACCGACTACGACCCGGGCCTGCTCGCCCAGGACGCCACCAGGCAGGCCCTCGACGGCGTGCACGTCCTGCTGCAGTTCGAGCCGTTCGAGTCGACGAACCCGAAGATGGCCCAGTTCAAGGCCGACATCAAGGCCGCCGCGGGCGGCAAGGACGTACCGCTCAACATGCACATGCTGACCGGCTACATGTCCGCCGACCTCTTCCTGTCCATCGCGCAGAAGGCCGGCAAGGACCTGACCGTCGAGTCCTTCCAGACCGCCGCGCAGGGCTTCTCCGACAACGCCACGCTCGTGGGCGACCGTTCGGAGCCCAAGGGCCAGAAGGACAGCTTCGGCTGCGGGGCGCTCGTCCAGCTGAAGAACGGCGCGTACGAGGTCTCCGTACCGTTCAAGTGCTACGAGCCCATCCCCTTCAAGTAG